Sequence from the Fulvivirga ligni genome:
ATCTGATTTTTAGGGAAAGGATAAAGTTGCTCTACTCTTACGATAGCTACATTTTTCTCCTCGTGTTTTTCCTGCTCCTCTAAAAGATCAAAATAAACCTTACCAGTACATAAAACTACTTTTTTCACATCCTTATCCTTCACAGATGTATCTGCTATCACCTCTTGGAATTTACCTTCTGTAACGTCAGAAACAGGGGATACTACCTTAGGGTGTCTTAGTAAAGATTTAGGAGAGAATACCACACATGGCTTTCTGAAATTCCAGGTCACTTGTCTTCTTAATAAGTGGAACAAGTTAGCAGGCGTAGTCATGTTAGCGATAATCATATTCTCTTCTGCAGCCAGCTGTAAGAATCTTTCAGGTCTTGCATTAGAGTGCTCAGGACCTTGACCTTCATAACCGTGCGGTAATAACATTACCAGACCGTTCATGCGCTGCCATTTAGATTCAGCACTTACTATAAACTGATCTATCATTACCTGCGCTCCGTTTGCGAAGTCACCAAACTGTGCTTCCCAAATTACTAAGGCATTAGGCGTAGCCATGGCGAATCCATACTCGAAGCCTAATACAGCAAACTCTGATAATAAAGAGTTGAAGATTTTGAATTTCTGCTGACCATCCTCGATATGATCCAAGTTGCAGTACGGCTCATTAGTGTTGGCATCAAATATATAAGAATGGCGGTGAGAGAAGGTTCCCCTTTTCACATCTTGTCCTGACATACGAACAAGCTTGCCCTCTGTTAATAATGATCCATAAGCTAATAGCTCAGCATCTGCCCATGATAATTCTTTCTTCTCAAAGAAGCTGGCTTTTCTATCTTTAAGAAGTTTATCTATTTGCTTTAAAGGCTTGAAACCTTTAGGAATAGATGTGAGCGCTTTTGCAACCTTATCCACCGTTTCTTGCGGAATACTGGTGTCAGGAGAAGTCTCAAAATCTGCAGTTTTTGATTTTGTTAATAACTTCCATTCTTCTTCCACTTTTTGTGGCTTGTATGGAAGTGGTTTTTGTTTCACCTCGTTTAGCCTGTCTTGAAGAAGATCTCTAAATTCTTTATCTAGACTTTTGGCTTTGTTTTCATCTATATCACCCCTTTCGATCAATGTGTTTACGTAGATCTCTCTAGGATTCGGGTGTTTTGCTATTAGGCTATAAAGTTTTGGCTGAGTGAATTTTGGTTCATCACTCTCATTGTGACCATGTCTTCTATAGCACAATAGATCTATAAATATATCTTTTCCAAATTTCTGGTTGTATTCTACTGCCAGTTTTGAAGCAAATACTACAGCTTCAGGATCATCACCATTGATGTGAATGATTGGAGCATCAATAATTTTTGCTATATCAGTACAGTAGATACTTGAACGAGCATCGTCATAGTCAGTAGTAAAACCTACCTGGTTGTTAATTACAAAGTGAATTGTACCACCTGTTTTATAGCCTGGCAGCTGAGACATTTGTGTAATCTCATATACTATACCTTGGCCGGCAAGCGCAGCATCACCATGAATAAGGATAGACATCGCTTTTCTCGTGTCACCATCATATTCATCGTCTATCTGTCCACGGGTATAACCTAAAACTACAGGATCTACCGCTTCAAGGTGAGATGGGTTTGGCGTTAATTTTACGTACACATTATTGCCAGATGTAGTGTTAATATGACTTGAATAGCCTAAGTGATACTTAACATCGCCATCACCCATAGTTAAGTCAGGCGTTGTGGTGCCTTCAAATTCACTAAAGATCTCCTCATAAGTCTTACCCATTATATTGGCCAAAACGTTAAGTCTACCTCTATGAGCCATTCCTATAACTACCTCCTTCACGTCAAACTCAGCGGCAGCATTAATTATGCTATCAAGAGCGGGTATGGTATTTTCACCACCTTCTAAAGAGAAGCGTTTTTGCCCTAAAAATTTAGTATGAAGGAAGTTCTCAAATACCACAGCCTCATTAAGCTTGTTTAATATTCTCTTACGTGTGTCACCATCAGGGACGGTATTCACAGCCTCTTTCTCACATTTTTTCTTAAACCATTCAAGGATCTCATTATCTCTAATGTGCATATACTCAAATCCAAGATGCCCGAGATAAACTTTATCCAGCGTGTCTACTATTTTCTCTAATGAAGCTTTTCCTATCCCAATAATATTACCTACTTCAAATTCGGTTTTTAAATCATTTTTAGAAAGGTCGAAATCTTCAATAGATAAAGATACGTTGTGGTCTCTTCGTTTTCTTACCGGGTTGGTATCAGACTTTAAGTGCGCACGCGACCTGTATGCATGTATAAGGTCACGTACATGCATTTCTTTAGACGAAATGCTGCTGCCTTCTACGCCGTTTTCCCCAAATTTGGCCTGGGAAAATTCAAACCCTTCAAAAAACTTTTGCCATGAGTCATCTACAGATTCCGGATCTTGTCTATATGCTTCATATAGCTCATCCAGATAATGTCCATGTGCGTTTGATATGTAGGAATATTTATCCATGAGTAAAAATGTGTTCGTAATGATAAAAACAAAGGTATATAACATGTTTTTAATAAAAAAACCGTAAAGTCGGTTATACAAATATAGTTGATTATCAGTGTGTTATTGGTTGTATTGGGTACTGTTTTGAAATGTTCCTTAAGTTTGACTGATAAAAGGCTAAAAGAAGTGGATAAAACTTAGTTTAATGAATGCATATATTAAAAAAAGGTTTATCTTTGCAGTCTTTTAAATGACGGACGTGTTCCGCAATGTTTAAAAACTAATAAACAAATGGCAGTAAAAATTAGATTAGCGCGCAGAGGCCGCAAAAAAAGGGCGATGTATGATGTAGTCATAGCTGACGCCCGTGCACCACGAGATGGTCGTTACATTGAAAAAATTGGTAGATACAATCCAAACACTGATCCTGCAACTATCGAGTTGAACGAGGAGAAGGCGTTTGATTGGGTAATGAAAGGTGCCCAGCCTACTGATACTGTAAGAGCAATGTTATCTTACAGAGGTATCATGTTAAAGAAACACTTACAAATAGGTGTTAACAAAGGAGCTATCACTCAAGAAGAGGCAGACAAAAAATTCGACGCTTGGTTACAAGAGAAAGAAGGAAAAGTTACTGCTAAGAGAGATAAACTTGCTCAAGATGCTGCTGCTAGCGCTAAAGCTAGAAAAGAAGCTGAAACTAAAGTGAAAGAAGCAAGAGCTGAGGCAATAGCTAAAAAGAATGTTGTAGAAGAAGAGCCGGCTGCTGAAGCAGAAGCTACTGAAGAAGCAACAGATGCGCCTGAGGCAGAAGCTGAAAGCACAGAAGAAGCTGCAGATAAAGAATAATTGACATGAATATTGATGAGTGTTTCCAGCTCGGTTACGTCATCAAGAAGCATGGCTTGAAGGGCGAAGTTAGCATTTTGTTAGATGTTGATGAGCCTGAATATTATCAGGAAATGGAATCAGTTTTTGTTGAGATCAACAAAAAACTGGTTCCTTTTTTTATGAATCGCTTCAGTCTGAAAGGCAAAAAAGCGGTCGTTAAATTTGAAGATATAGATACGGCAGAGCAAGCCGAAGAGCTTTGCGGCCATTCACTTTATCTTCCCCTCTCCTTTTTACCTAAACTTACAGGTAATCAATTTTATTTTCATGATATAATAGGTTTTACCGTAGTGGATAAAACTGCTGGTGAAATAGGTGCAATAACTGATATCTATGCATCTCCGCAGCAGGACTTACTGGCGGTAGATTATAATGATAAGGAAGTACTAATGCCTATTAATGATGAAATTATCGTTCAAGTAGATCGTGAGAAAAAGCAATTGACTGTTGCTTTACCGGATGGTTTGCTTGATATTTATATAGAATAAGATGCGAATAGACATTGTCACTTGTTTGCCGCGCCTTTTGGATAGCCCTTTTGGAGATTCCATTTTAAAAAGAGCGCAGCAAAAAGATTTAGTAAGCGTGTGTGTGAATGACCTTAGGCAATACTCTACTGATAAACATCAGAGGTTAGATGATTATGCTTATGGCGGCGGTGCTGGTATGGTTATGCTGATGGAGCCTATTTTGAATTGTTTCCGCACGCTTCAGTCTGAGAGAGAATATGACGAGATCATATATATGAGTCCGGATGGTGAGCAATTTAGTCAGAGCATGGCCAACGAGCTGTCTCTGAAGAAAAATTTGCTTATATTATGTGGACATTATAAAGGTGTGGATGAGCGAATTCGTGAGCATTTTATTACCCGTGAAATAAGTATTGGTGATTATGTGCTGTCAGGTGGTGAGCTTGCAGCTGCCGTGGTTTCGGATGCAATCATTAGATTATTGCCCGGGGTGTTATCAGATGAGACCTCTGCACTTACTGATTCTTATCAAGATGATTTAGTCGCACCACCAGTATATACAAGGCCTGCAGAATTTGAAGGAATGAAGGTGCCGGATGTGCTGCTCAGTGGTAACGAAGCAAAAATTGAAGAGTGGCGTTTTGAACAATCAGTGGAAAGAACTAAAAAAAGAAGACCAGGTTTGATTTCCTGATCATGGAAGACTACGAAGAATTATGGCATAAGGCAAAAAGGGAGCTCCACGAAAGAGAGGAGGAGCTCATGGCTCAGCATGAAGAGCTTACTGCTGCTATAGAGAGCGTAGTGAATAAAAACGATGAGTTGGAGAGGGTGCTCTCTGAACTTAAAAGTCGAAATAAGGAACTCGATCAGATTATCTACCGCACGTCACACGACCTTAAATCCCCTATAACCACCATGCGGGGGTTAATCAACTTAATTTCTGCTGAAGCT
This genomic interval carries:
- a CDS encoding 2-oxoglutarate dehydrogenase E1 component — its product is MDKYSYISNAHGHYLDELYEAYRQDPESVDDSWQKFFEGFEFSQAKFGENGVEGSSISSKEMHVRDLIHAYRSRAHLKSDTNPVRKRRDHNVSLSIEDFDLSKNDLKTEFEVGNIIGIGKASLEKIVDTLDKVYLGHLGFEYMHIRDNEILEWFKKKCEKEAVNTVPDGDTRKRILNKLNEAVVFENFLHTKFLGQKRFSLEGGENTIPALDSIINAAAEFDVKEVVIGMAHRGRLNVLANIMGKTYEEIFSEFEGTTTPDLTMGDGDVKYHLGYSSHINTTSGNNVYVKLTPNPSHLEAVDPVVLGYTRGQIDDEYDGDTRKAMSILIHGDAALAGQGIVYEITQMSQLPGYKTGGTIHFVINNQVGFTTDYDDARSSIYCTDIAKIIDAPIIHINGDDPEAVVFASKLAVEYNQKFGKDIFIDLLCYRRHGHNESDEPKFTQPKLYSLIAKHPNPREIYVNTLIERGDIDENKAKSLDKEFRDLLQDRLNEVKQKPLPYKPQKVEEEWKLLTKSKTADFETSPDTSIPQETVDKVAKALTSIPKGFKPLKQIDKLLKDRKASFFEKKELSWADAELLAYGSLLTEGKLVRMSGQDVKRGTFSHRHSYIFDANTNEPYCNLDHIEDGQQKFKIFNSLLSEFAVLGFEYGFAMATPNALVIWEAQFGDFANGAQVMIDQFIVSAESKWQRMNGLVMLLPHGYEGQGPEHSNARPERFLQLAAEENMIIANMTTPANLFHLLRRQVTWNFRKPCVVFSPKSLLRHPKVVSPVSDVTEGKFQEVIADTSVKDKDVKKVVLCTGKVYFDLLEEQEKHEEKNVAIVRVEQLYPFPKNQIDAILKKYKNPKLAWVQEEPANMGYWFFIQRFMGDYGLELVSRKASASPAIGYAKVHKDEQARIVEKAFEI
- the rimM gene encoding ribosome maturation factor RimM (Essential for efficient processing of 16S rRNA), translating into MNIDECFQLGYVIKKHGLKGEVSILLDVDEPEYYQEMESVFVEINKKLVPFFMNRFSLKGKKAVVKFEDIDTAEQAEELCGHSLYLPLSFLPKLTGNQFYFHDIIGFTVVDKTAGEIGAITDIYASPQQDLLAVDYNDKEVLMPINDEIIVQVDREKKQLTVALPDGLLDIYIE
- a CDS encoding 30S ribosomal protein S16, whose protein sequence is MAVKIRLARRGRKKRAMYDVVIADARAPRDGRYIEKIGRYNPNTDPATIELNEEKAFDWVMKGAQPTDTVRAMLSYRGIMLKKHLQIGVNKGAITQEEADKKFDAWLQEKEGKVTAKRDKLAQDAAASAKARKEAETKVKEARAEAIAKKNVVEEEPAAEAEATEEATDAPEAEAESTEEAADKE
- the trmD gene encoding tRNA (guanosine(37)-N1)-methyltransferase TrmD, producing MRIDIVTCLPRLLDSPFGDSILKRAQQKDLVSVCVNDLRQYSTDKHQRLDDYAYGGGAGMVMLMEPILNCFRTLQSEREYDEIIYMSPDGEQFSQSMANELSLKKNLLILCGHYKGVDERIREHFITREISIGDYVLSGGELAAAVVSDAIIRLLPGVLSDETSALTDSYQDDLVAPPVYTRPAEFEGMKVPDVLLSGNEAKIEEWRFEQSVERTKKRRPGLIS